A stretch of DNA from Spirosoma endbachense:
GAAGCAATCCATCCTACCATTCTTCGGCCAATAATCACCTTATTTCAGAGTATGCCGGGTTGTTTATTGCCGCTTCGTTCTGGGCCTTTCCCGAATCACCCAGTTGGCGGAATTACGCAAAAGCTGGACTGGAACGCGAAATTCAGCTGCAACACAGTGCAAGAGGTATTAACCGGGAAGAGGCTGCCGAATATATTCAGTTTATAACGGACTTTTTCCTGATTGCTAACGTAGTAGGTGACCGGGCTGGTGATCCGTTTTCAGAAGCTTACACCGCCAAACTCAAACAGATTCTAGCTTATATCGCTCAGTTTCTTGACTGCGGGGGAACATTTCCGCGCTACGGCGATGAGGATGATGGCCGGGTGCTATTACTCGATGATGCACATCCGCATAACAATTTCCAGTCGTTGTTGCGGTCAGGGGCCGTATTGTTTGGTGAACCATTGTTTAAGCAGCAATCGGCGAGTAGGGGGGACGTTCCGCGTTTCGATCTAAAGAACTATATTTTGTTTGGCGCAGCCGGCCAGTCGCTTTTCGAGGCTGTTCCGGTCACTAGTGAACCATTAGGCAGCGTTTTATATGATGAAGGGCATTACATTTTTCGGAAACAGGAAATTGCTGATGACCCATCGAAGTTCCGGGAGATCTATATCCATGCCGATGCTGCTCCGTTGGGTTTTTTGTCTATTGCTGCTCACGGCCATGCTGATGCCTTATCGTTTTTGATGCATGTAGATGGACAGGTATTCCTGGCTGATCCAGGTACGTATTCTTATCAAACTGATCCAGAATGGCGTAACTATTTTATCAGCACCCGAGCCCACAACACAATTTGTATCGATGGTCAGAATCAGGCGTTTCAGGCCGGTGCTTTACTGTGGCTCGATCACTATAAACCGCAGGTATTGTCGTCGTTATCCAACGACCAGGCCGATGAGGTTGTAGCAACTCACAATGGCTATGCGCGGCTTCAGTGTAAACACCAGCGAACCTTTCGGTTTGAGAAAGCTAATGATTTGTTCTCAATACGTGATTTGGTAGAGAATTATGGTCAGCAGGCCCGGCTTGTGGAGGTGATGTTTCATTTTGGGCCAAACGTTCGGGTGGATACGTTAAGTCGAAATAAGTTTGTCCTCAGCCATCCTGATACAGAACGACGGGTGTGGCTAACAATAGCCTCTGGTCTGCGTACTGAGATAATGACCGGTCAGACAGAACCACTACGACTGGGTTGGTACTCGGAGGGCTTTTATCGCAATCAGCCAACGACAACGATCCGGGCCTCGCTCATGCTCGATCCAGAACGAACAACTACGCTTACTCACCAGCTTGAAGTGATTGAGCCCGCCGATGTGGACCCATTAATTCATAAGCAGACTGAAAGCCGACGGGTACTCCAAAAACAGTAATCGTTTATGGATAACAACGGCTAAAGCTGGCTATTTTGTGAGATATAGAAAAGCCGCTCCTGACGAATCAGGAGCGGCTTTTTGGTGATTGGCTGATAAATTAGTTACTCAAAGCAGTCACTTTATGATGTTATTTTATTGCTTATTCTTGGCTGAGTTATCACCCCGGCCAGGTTTTACGGCATCGTAATTAGCCGAAGGACCACCTACGCGGGCTTCATCGTAATATATAACTTTCTCATCATATTTCGATTTCCCTGTCCAGCAATAGAGGCCAGCTTTCCAAAATGGTTTCCGCTGTTGTAGATAGCCAATCTGAATATTCTGTTCATTTACCTTCATAATGCCATTTACCCATACTTGAAGTTGGCCAGTTGTACCCGTGGGATCCCATTTAACGTGGACAACGAAATCTACCCACTGGTCAAATATCGCTGGGCCTAAATCTGCATAAAGTTGGCTTGTAGGGTGTTGCAAAGGTTTAACAATAGGCTTGTTTGATGCTCGGTAAACCAATTGTAATTTATTGCCTGGTTCTACAGAGATAGCTATTGGAGGAACTGAATCTTCAAAGCCTGGATCTGGATGGCCATGCCATTGGCTAACAATTACTGTTTGATTATCGTCGGCCATTGAGGATGAAGGCATATAAGAACTATAGCCATACCAGCGTTCTGTTTCGCCGACGGGCAAAGCTTCCATTGCTAATTCGGAGTGTAGCATATCATTTGTGCCGTTAACCTGACTGGTTTTCCACGAAAAGCGCATCGATTGTTTGCCAACACGATGCATATCTTTTGTAATGAGACCTGCTGTTGGAGTTCGAAGTTCAGTTCGCCAGAAGTTGGCAATTGTTTGGCCTTCAAAACCGTCGCTGCCAAGTAAACTAACATCTTCACGAGCAGCCGAGTGAGTTTCGCTCTCTGGAGTAATCGTGTCTGCTTGGGAGCAACTGCTCAAACTTAGGTTAAAAAAGAGAGGTAAGAGAGTGGTAAGCACGGCTAAACGGACAAGTCGGTTAGTAGCCTGAATATACGTGAACGCAAGAGAAAAATCCTTATTAACGGAAGTGGCAAAAAGAGTAAAGGAGGTATAAGCACGTTTCATGTAAGTACACTGTTTTTGGAATTATGACAGTGAACTTTTTTTTCAGTCACAAAATAGACTATTAGTTTAGTATTAATTAGTTTTTAATGTGACTATATTAATACCCTCATAATCAATAATTTATATTTTAATGACTATTTTTATGCTTAGATTTGTTCAAATTTATATGTTTGTGTAATGATGATAAAGAATCTATCAGATCTATTTTTAAGCTCAATTTAATAAGTAGAAGTACTTATATTAAAATTTAGTGAAAATTACG
This window harbors:
- a CDS encoding alginate lyase family protein; this encodes MTHTYQWFYHRLRSMTVSEIMFRSGEFIRKKAGRRRMGWQPAVRLAHLPEPLLPFDPSGTPVVTFSPEQPIFRHTIDINTPVDWHLDINTGRRFPLIYAKDVDVRSGRWGSAKYAWEINRLLFLPQLAVQYRQTGDQRFLTQFLELNRSWFAENPYLTGVNWYSNIEVNIRLINWFISWNILDASGLAQTNNDFRLFVETEWLPVIYQHCVYSRSNPSYHSSANNHLISEYAGLFIAASFWAFPESPSWRNYAKAGLEREIQLQHSARGINREEAAEYIQFITDFFLIANVVGDRAGDPFSEAYTAKLKQILAYIAQFLDCGGTFPRYGDEDDGRVLLLDDAHPHNNFQSLLRSGAVLFGEPLFKQQSASRGDVPRFDLKNYILFGAAGQSLFEAVPVTSEPLGSVLYDEGHYIFRKQEIADDPSKFREIYIHADAAPLGFLSIAAHGHADALSFLMHVDGQVFLADPGTYSYQTDPEWRNYFISTRAHNTICIDGQNQAFQAGALLWLDHYKPQVLSSLSNDQADEVVATHNGYARLQCKHQRTFRFEKANDLFSIRDLVENYGQQARLVEVMFHFGPNVRVDTLSRNKFVLSHPDTERRVWLTIASGLRTEIMTGQTEPLRLGWYSEGFYRNQPTTTIRASLMLDPERTTTLTHQLEVIEPADVDPLIHKQTESRRVLQKQ
- a CDS encoding polysaccharide lyase, producing the protein MKRAYTSFTLFATSVNKDFSLAFTYIQATNRLVRLAVLTTLLPLFFNLSLSSCSQADTITPESETHSAAREDVSLLGSDGFEGQTIANFWRTELRTPTAGLITKDMHRVGKQSMRFSWKTSQVNGTNDMLHSELAMEALPVGETERWYGYSSYMPSSSMADDNQTVIVSQWHGHPDPGFEDSVPPIAISVEPGNKLQLVYRASNKPIVKPLQHPTSQLYADLGPAIFDQWVDFVVHVKWDPTGTTGQLQVWVNGIMKVNEQNIQIGYLQQRKPFWKAGLYCWTGKSKYDEKVIYYDEARVGGPSANYDAVKPGRGDNSAKNKQ